In the Streptomyces formicae genome, one interval contains:
- the abc-f gene encoding ribosomal protection-like ABC-F family protein: MTDATVVCTGLSFSWPDETSVFDELTWSLGVGRHGLVAPNGAGKSTLLRLVAGELTPTSGSVGVQGQLGYLPQSLPLAEGTVDEALGIAPIRAALHAIESGDVDEAHFTAVGDDWDIEERTAAVLDRLDLGSVGLDRPLGSLSGGQVLSIGLAAQLLKRPDVLLLDEPTNNLDLAARRRLYQVVEEWKGALLVVSHDRALLERVDGIAELHPGEIRWHGGNFTAYTEAVEREQEAVQRSVRGAEQEVRRHKREAQAAQERAQRRASNVKRTKGSLGVPKIHAGTLQRQAQESAGKASAVHEQRLQEAKAKLEQAGQGLREEAKLAIALPRTRVPAGRTVLECEGAQVRYGDMPLFARSGVDLHVRGPERIALLGANGSGKSTLMKLIAGQLAPASGTVRTPVERVAYLSQRLDLLDLNRSILDNLRAFAPQLRDEQMRHWLAQFSFRGARVHSAAGALSGGERLRATLACALATDPAPQLLLLDEPTNNLDLASVAQLENALGAYEGTFVVVSHDEPFLRAIGVTRWLRLERGAVTEIPGPQDG, encoded by the coding sequence ATGACTGACGCAACCGTCGTCTGCACCGGTTTGTCCTTCTCCTGGCCCGACGAGACCTCGGTCTTCGACGAGCTCACCTGGTCCCTCGGCGTCGGGCGGCACGGCCTGGTGGCCCCCAACGGCGCGGGGAAAAGCACACTGTTGCGGCTCGTCGCCGGGGAGCTCACCCCGACCTCAGGGTCGGTCGGCGTCCAAGGGCAGCTCGGATATCTGCCGCAGTCCCTGCCCCTGGCCGAGGGCACCGTCGACGAGGCGCTCGGCATCGCGCCGATCCGGGCGGCCCTGCACGCCATCGAGTCCGGCGATGTGGACGAGGCGCACTTCACCGCCGTCGGCGACGACTGGGACATCGAGGAACGGACCGCCGCCGTCCTGGACCGCCTGGATCTGGGCAGCGTCGGCCTCGACCGGCCGCTCGGCTCCCTCAGCGGCGGCCAGGTGCTGTCCATCGGCCTTGCGGCGCAGTTGCTCAAGCGGCCGGACGTGCTGCTTCTCGACGAGCCCACCAACAACCTCGATCTGGCGGCCCGGCGCCGGTTGTACCAGGTGGTCGAGGAGTGGAAGGGCGCTCTTCTGGTCGTCAGCCACGACCGCGCTCTCCTGGAGCGCGTCGACGGCATCGCCGAGCTGCACCCCGGTGAAATCCGCTGGCACGGCGGCAACTTCACCGCGTACACCGAAGCCGTCGAGCGCGAGCAGGAGGCCGTGCAGCGTTCGGTGCGAGGCGCCGAGCAGGAGGTACGACGCCACAAGCGCGAGGCTCAGGCCGCGCAGGAACGCGCCCAGCGCAGGGCGAGCAACGTCAAGCGCACCAAGGGCTCTCTCGGAGTGCCCAAGATCCACGCGGGCACTCTGCAACGGCAGGCCCAGGAATCGGCCGGGAAGGCCTCGGCAGTACATGAGCAGCGGCTTCAGGAGGCCAAGGCGAAGCTGGAGCAGGCCGGTCAGGGGCTGCGCGAGGAGGCGAAGCTCGCGATCGCCCTGCCGCGCACCCGGGTGCCCGCCGGACGCACCGTCCTGGAATGCGAAGGGGCCCAAGTCCGCTACGGTGACATGCCGTTGTTCGCCCGTTCCGGGGTCGACCTGCACGTTCGAGGGCCGGAGCGGATCGCGCTGCTCGGGGCCAACGGCTCCGGGAAGTCGACGCTGATGAAACTGATCGCCGGGCAGCTCGCGCCCGCGTCGGGGACCGTGCGGACGCCGGTCGAACGGGTGGCGTATCTGTCGCAACGCCTCGACCTGCTCGATCTGAACCGGAGCATCCTCGACAATCTACGGGCCTTCGCACCGCAGCTGCGCGACGAGCAGATGCGGCACTGGCTGGCGCAGTTCTCCTTTCGCGGCGCGCGGGTCCACTCGGCGGCCGGGGCGCTGTCCGGCGGCGAGCGGCTTCGGGCGACCCTCGCGTGCGCCCTGGCCACCGACCCCGCGCCGCAACTGCTGCTCCTGGACGAGCCCACGAACAACCTCGACCTCGCCAGCGTCGCCCAGTTGGAGAACGCCCTCGGCGCCTACGAGGGCACCTTCGTCGTCGTCAGCCACGACGAGCCGTTCCTGCGGGCGATCGGTGTGACCCGCTGGCTGCGGCTTGAGCGCGGCGCGGTCACGGAGATTCCCGGGCCGCAGGACGGATGA
- a CDS encoding HAD family hydrolase yields the protein MLAHYGRRLGLRVDPVTARRAVALAARDHDLESEPGTGPRPFAHRWSAHAGCSPDAADLLWRTVHREVDDTVLWSIVNPEAVPFLDALPTQVQRYVVSNADGRAHAELAQAGLLDLLDGVLDSSAVGIAKPDPRIFRMAAVALGRPLEQCRYVGDTLDGAPRELPFTVLYDPLGIYPDDAARYVRIRKLSQLLDLTH from the coding sequence GTGCTCGCCCACTACGGCAGACGGCTCGGACTGCGTGTCGACCCCGTCACCGCACGCCGCGCCGTGGCCCTGGCGGCCCGCGACCACGATCTGGAGAGCGAGCCCGGCACCGGGCCGCGCCCCTTCGCGCACCGCTGGTCCGCGCACGCAGGCTGTTCGCCCGACGCCGCCGACCTGCTGTGGCGGACGGTCCACCGGGAAGTGGACGACACGGTGCTGTGGAGCATCGTCAACCCCGAGGCCGTCCCGTTCCTGGACGCCCTGCCCACGCAGGTGCAGCGCTACGTCGTCAGCAACGCCGACGGCCGCGCGCACGCCGAACTGGCCCAGGCCGGGCTGCTCGACCTCCTCGACGGCGTCCTCGACTCGTCCGCCGTCGGCATCGCCAAACCCGACCCGAGGATCTTCCGGATGGCGGCCGTCGCCCTGGGCCGCCCCCTGGAGCAGTGCCGCTATGTCGGCGACACCCTCGACGGCGCCCCGCGCGAGCTCCCCTTCACGGTCCTCTACGACCCCCTCGGCATCTACCCGGACGACGCCGCGCGCTACGTCCGTATCCGCAAGCTGTCCCAACTCCTCGACCTCACCCACTAG
- a CDS encoding D-glycero-alpha-D-manno-heptose-1,7-bisphosphate 7-phosphatase, which produces MADHRAGRPARLAPEGCLAQRAPTARPDGQLQAVLLDRDGVLNVNRPDHVTRAEQWRWLPGALDACARLTGLGLRLAVVTNQAAIGNGLLTAHELDRIHDHMAADLAAVGVPRPVILHCPHPSAARCPCRKPRPGLLTGALDRLGVRPAQTLMVGDHETDMMAATAAGCWSLHVRSGRGGPPAAQPGCLGSVPALREAAELVAAFATTDWRRPPLPRPDGRHPGPGAARKKEGARP; this is translated from the coding sequence ATGGCTGACCACCGAGCGGGGCGCCCGGCCCGGTTGGCTCCCGAGGGGTGCCTGGCCCAGCGGGCACCCACCGCGCGCCCCGACGGGCAGCTCCAGGCCGTGCTCCTCGACCGCGACGGCGTCCTCAACGTCAATCGCCCCGACCATGTGACCCGCGCCGAGCAGTGGCGGTGGCTGCCAGGTGCGCTCGACGCCTGCGCCCGGCTCACCGGTCTCGGCCTGCGCCTTGCCGTGGTGACGAACCAGGCCGCGATCGGGAACGGCCTGCTCACCGCGCATGAACTCGACCGCATTCACGACCACATGGCCGCCGACCTGGCGGCCGTCGGCGTGCCACGACCGGTGATCCTGCACTGCCCGCATCCGTCCGCCGCCCGCTGCCCCTGCCGCAAACCCCGGCCGGGACTCCTCACCGGGGCCCTGGACCGGCTCGGGGTGCGCCCGGCCCAGACGCTGATGGTCGGCGACCACGAGACGGACATGATGGCCGCCACGGCTGCGGGCTGTTGGTCGCTGCACGTCCGCAGCGGCCGCGGCGGACCACCCGCCGCGCAGCCCGGCTGCCTGGGTAGCGTGCCCGCGCTCCGGGAGGCGGCGGAGCTGGTGGCGGCGTTCGCCACGACGGACTGGCGGCGACCGCCGCTGCCCCGGCCGGACGGCAGACATCCGGGTCCGGGCGCCGCCCGCAAGAAGGAAGGGGCGAGGCCATGA
- a CDS encoding FkbM family methyltransferase yields the protein MPEAEHRAPYGGPSPADYALTVQRAAAAAVATLANGSSAPAEQEAGESTARLWRPIVGAAFAVSGTGAPQWRLPAHVDSDVGVLQIDGDDTIIRPELAETRRWEVDEDAAIRKTVTAGTTVLDIGAHIGYFSLLMSQLVQPHGRVIAIEADAWNHQMLVQNVLRNGASNVTPVFAAAGERPGVAFLRRDKDGNTGDHRVLEESSDLGHPVPVIALDDILDDVHEIDFVKVDTQGGDHLAILGMQRTLRRCRPRMLVEFWPPGIRERGGDPVEVLRIYASLGFTRDIVDDLDIDPKLPDEEFVRAAESTEREFVNLFLTPAPE from the coding sequence ATGCCCGAAGCAGAGCACCGCGCACCCTACGGCGGTCCCTCGCCCGCCGACTACGCGCTGACGGTCCAGCGTGCCGCTGCCGCGGCGGTCGCCACCCTCGCGAACGGCTCTTCCGCTCCGGCCGAACAGGAGGCGGGGGAGAGCACCGCGCGGCTGTGGCGGCCCATCGTCGGCGCGGCCTTCGCCGTATCCGGCACCGGGGCGCCGCAATGGCGCCTGCCCGCCCACGTCGACTCCGACGTCGGGGTCCTGCAGATCGACGGCGACGACACCATCATCCGGCCCGAACTCGCCGAGACCCGCCGCTGGGAGGTCGACGAGGACGCCGCGATCCGCAAGACCGTCACCGCGGGCACCACCGTCCTCGACATCGGCGCGCACATCGGCTACTTCAGCCTCCTGATGTCCCAACTGGTGCAGCCGCACGGCCGGGTCATCGCCATCGAGGCCGACGCCTGGAATCACCAGATGCTCGTGCAGAACGTGCTGCGCAACGGCGCGTCGAATGTCACGCCGGTGTTCGCCGCGGCCGGTGAGCGGCCCGGCGTCGCGTTTCTGCGCCGCGACAAGGACGGCAACACCGGCGACCACCGGGTCCTCGAAGAGTCGAGCGACCTCGGCCACCCGGTACCGGTGATCGCCCTCGACGACATCCTGGACGACGTGCACGAGATCGACTTCGTGAAGGTCGACACCCAGGGCGGCGACCATCTCGCGATCCTCGGCATGCAGCGCACGCTGCGCCGCTGCCGCCCGCGGATGCTCGTCGAGTTCTGGCCGCCGGGCATCCGCGAGCGCGGCGGTGACCCGGTGGAGGTGCTGCGGATCTACGCCTCGCTCGGCTTCACCCGCGACATCGTCGACGACCTCGACATCGACCCCAAGCTGCCCGACGAGGAGTTCGTCAGGGCCGCGGAGAGCACGGAACGGGAGTTCGTGAACCTGTTCTTGACCCCCGCCCCCGAGTAG
- a CDS encoding GDP-mannose 4,6-dehydratase, whose product MRRALITGITGQDGSYLAEHLLERGYEVWGLLRGQANPYRPRIERIASELRFVEGDLLDQSSLVAAVDRVRPDEVYNLAAISYVPMSWQQAELTGEVTGMGVLRMLEALRIVGGLGQSGAAPPGTIRFYQASSSEMFGKVSEVPQDEDTPPRPRSPYGVAKTYGHLITRNYRESFGMFTAAGILFNHESPRRGREFVTRKISRAAARISLGLQSGLRLGNLDAVRDWGFAGDYVRAMHLMLTQDEPGEYVIGTGHMHSVRDAVRIAFEAVDLDWQAHVVSDDRLVRPAEVDLLCANPKKARTDLGWEPEVGFEQLMRTMVEADLERGLRELRHPSAPGDVHDW is encoded by the coding sequence ATGAGGCGCGCACTGATCACCGGCATCACGGGGCAGGACGGCTCCTACCTCGCCGAGCACCTCCTGGAGCGCGGATACGAGGTGTGGGGGCTGCTGCGCGGCCAGGCCAACCCGTACCGCCCCCGCATCGAGCGGATCGCCTCCGAACTGCGCTTCGTCGAGGGCGACCTGCTCGACCAGAGCAGCCTGGTCGCCGCCGTCGACCGGGTCAGGCCCGATGAGGTCTACAACCTCGCCGCCATCTCCTACGTCCCCATGTCGTGGCAGCAGGCCGAACTCACCGGCGAGGTCACGGGCATGGGTGTCCTGCGCATGCTGGAGGCCCTCCGCATCGTCGGCGGCCTCGGCCAGTCCGGCGCCGCACCGCCCGGCACCATCCGCTTCTACCAGGCTTCGTCCTCCGAGATGTTCGGCAAGGTCAGCGAGGTGCCGCAGGACGAGGACACCCCGCCGCGGCCACGCAGCCCCTACGGGGTCGCCAAGACGTACGGGCACCTCATCACCCGCAACTACCGTGAATCCTTCGGCATGTTCACCGCCGCGGGCATTCTTTTCAACCACGAATCCCCGCGGCGCGGACGGGAGTTCGTCACCCGCAAGATCTCCAGGGCGGCGGCCAGGATCAGCCTCGGCCTGCAGAGCGGACTGCGCCTCGGCAACCTCGACGCCGTACGGGACTGGGGCTTCGCAGGCGACTACGTACGCGCCATGCACCTCATGCTCACCCAGGACGAACCCGGCGAATACGTCATCGGTACCGGGCACATGCACTCTGTGCGCGACGCGGTACGCATCGCCTTCGAAGCCGTGGACCTGGACTGGCAGGCCCACGTCGTCAGCGACGACCGACTCGTACGGCCCGCCGAGGTGGACCTGCTGTGCGCCAACCCCAAGAAGGCCCGCACCGACCTCGGCTGGGAGCCCGAGGTCGGCTTCGAGCAGCTGATGCGGACGATGGTCGAGGCCGACCTGGAGAGGGGGCTCCGCGAGCTGCGCCATCCCTCGGCGCCGGGGGACGTGCATGACTGGTGA
- a CDS encoding NAD-dependent epimerase/dehydratase family protein: protein MDVPGDTPGDTPGDTSGDTPRAVVTGAAGFIGSHLVTRLLSAGCRVTAVDIVPWSAAHRLRGATPHPELHYHEADLRDTRTLRQLTSGARWVFHLGANTENRSWAHSGRADLDTTVAGTVALLEALAEHPPRCLVMTSSQLVYGDQATREVSSADRPTRPTTRFGAGKAAAEAFLCAAAHETGFRAVSARLSNIVGGGMRRGIIHDFVGKLRQDPGKLTVLGDGSQTRSYLHAADCAAALMTLAAPGRAAEQATSDTGAAFETYDVCNTDSTSAADIARITVAEFPGEDGEIEFGSGEHGWKGDIPTVRVSPQPLLDLGWQPRLTSTAAVRTTVRDLIAEDPPEPATPPEPAEPATGGASGHSPVHRHGSSAFFGQHHG from the coding sequence ATGGATGTACCAGGAGACACTCCCGGAGACACACCTGGCGACACGTCCGGCGACACCCCGCGCGCCGTCGTCACCGGAGCCGCCGGATTCATCGGCTCACACCTGGTGACCAGGCTCCTGTCCGCGGGCTGCCGGGTGACGGCCGTGGACATCGTCCCGTGGTCGGCCGCGCACCGCCTGCGCGGTGCCACCCCTCACCCCGAACTGCACTACCACGAGGCCGACCTGCGCGACACCCGGACGCTGCGGCAGCTCACCAGCGGCGCCCGTTGGGTCTTCCACCTGGGCGCCAACACCGAGAACCGCTCGTGGGCCCACTCGGGCCGCGCCGACCTGGACACCACGGTGGCGGGCACCGTCGCCCTCCTCGAAGCCCTCGCCGAACACCCCCCGCGCTGCCTGGTGATGACCTCCAGCCAACTCGTCTACGGTGATCAGGCCACACGCGAGGTGTCGTCGGCCGATCGGCCGACGCGGCCCACGACCCGGTTCGGCGCGGGCAAGGCGGCGGCCGAGGCGTTCCTGTGCGCCGCCGCCCACGAGACGGGATTCCGCGCCGTGTCCGCGCGGCTCTCCAACATCGTCGGCGGGGGCATGCGCCGCGGCATCATCCATGACTTCGTCGGCAAGCTCCGCCAGGATCCGGGCAAGCTCACGGTGCTCGGCGACGGCAGCCAGACCCGCAGCTACCTCCATGCCGCCGACTGCGCGGCCGCGTTGATGACACTGGCGGCACCGGGGCGGGCGGCGGAGCAGGCCACCTCCGACACCGGGGCGGCGTTCGAGACGTACGACGTGTGCAACACCGACTCCACCTCGGCCGCCGACATCGCCCGTATCACCGTCGCCGAATTCCCGGGCGAGGACGGCGAGATCGAGTTCGGCTCGGGGGAGCACGGCTGGAAGGGCGACATCCCCACCGTGCGCGTCAGCCCGCAGCCCCTGCTCGACCTCGGCTGGCAGCCGCGGCTGACCTCGACGGCCGCCGTCCGCACCACGGTCCGCGACCTCATCGCCGAAGACCCGCCCGAACCGGCCACCCCGCCCGAACCCGCCGAACCCGCCACGGGCGGCGCCAGCGGACACAGCCCCGTACACCGCCACGGATCCTCCGCGTTCTTCGGGCAGCACCATGGCTGA
- the tpg gene encoding telomere-protecting terminal protein Tpg, with protein sequence MGEIDDAIERADRESFTRQPPKTLKGQIGYLLKQMGSAKAVAHELGVTADSVNRYRRGARKHARADVAAKIDDAVRARWQPQVRRRRQKQAATATGVTVETRARFGYTAPVGTTDDGRFRRLTVHLPPAYAQRLFDARNAGAGDQEMRGIIAEGFKEIYFQDGGGRAMGLSDVTLNDIDYLDLDY encoded by the coding sequence GTGGGCGAGATCGACGACGCGATCGAGCGGGCCGACCGGGAGTCCTTCACCCGCCAGCCGCCGAAGACATTGAAGGGTCAGATCGGCTACCTGCTCAAGCAGATGGGCAGCGCGAAGGCTGTCGCGCATGAGCTCGGGGTCACCGCCGACTCCGTCAACCGCTACCGCCGCGGCGCCCGCAAACACGCCCGCGCCGATGTCGCCGCGAAGATCGACGACGCGGTCCGGGCCCGCTGGCAGCCGCAGGTCCGCAGGCGCCGGCAGAAGCAGGCCGCCACCGCGACCGGGGTCACGGTCGAGACGAGGGCCCGCTTCGGGTACACCGCACCGGTCGGCACAACCGACGACGGACGCTTCCGGCGCCTGACCGTCCACCTCCCCCCGGCCTATGCGCAACGCCTCTTCGACGCCCGCAACGCCGGTGCGGGCGACCAGGAGATGCGCGGCATCATCGCCGAGGGATTCAAGGAGATCTACTTCCAAGACGGCGGAGGCCGCGCTATGGGACTCTCCGACGTCACCCTCAACGACATCGACTACCTCGACCTCGACTACTGA
- a CDS encoding ABC-F family ATP-binding cassette domain-containing protein codes for MEYTVHLPDSADVLAGSRGAAHLAADGVSHTLGERPVLRDISLTVAADERIGLIGENGLGKSTLLRILARDLAPERGHVLRAVTGRVGFLPQEPGFPAAWTITDVLDRAHAELDALGARLEDLEERMAHAEGTQGTAESEGSELQELLAEYGRAQDAFTDRGGWEREARTGEVLAVFGLGSLAPTHPVARLSSGQRARLALAELVLAQPSALLLDEPTNHLDDRAADWLTDWLRGYRGPCVVATHDRGLLAAAVTDIVDLDGPRAVAVRHGGGYLEYLSEQRAARARWERQYAQWREEIDRVRRRVDRAAAADDGGGLPSDNERMGYDRTGGKVQAAMARRTRAARLDLQRLLDDPVPRPPEPLRFSPGPSAERPAAPTATDQPLLHAAHIALGDVLSDIELALKPGDFTVIVGPNGAGKSTLLRVLAGVLTADRGTVTLGEGVRVGYLPQETVYEDGHCSLLDIYARRRALDLETAYAELGRFGLFRRGDLQVPVDRLSTGQRRRLSIAELFAGRPDLLLLDEPTNHLSLPLVEQLQEAIEEFSGPKLLVTHDRALRARYAERVLELTDGTLHRPA; via the coding sequence ATGGAGTACACCGTTCACCTTCCCGACAGTGCCGACGTCCTGGCGGGCAGCCGCGGCGCTGCCCATCTGGCGGCCGACGGCGTGTCCCACACGCTGGGCGAGCGGCCGGTGCTGCGGGACATCTCCCTGACCGTCGCCGCGGACGAACGCATCGGCCTGATCGGCGAGAACGGCCTGGGCAAGTCCACGCTGCTGCGGATCCTGGCCCGCGATCTGGCTCCCGAACGCGGCCATGTGCTGCGTGCCGTGACGGGAAGGGTCGGTTTCTTGCCGCAGGAGCCCGGCTTCCCGGCCGCCTGGACGATCACTGACGTACTGGACCGGGCGCATGCCGAACTCGACGCGCTCGGCGCGCGGCTGGAGGACCTCGAAGAGCGGATGGCGCACGCCGAAGGGACGCAGGGAACCGCGGAGTCCGAAGGGTCCGAACTGCAGGAGCTGTTGGCCGAGTACGGGCGTGCCCAGGACGCGTTTACCGATCGCGGCGGCTGGGAGCGCGAGGCACGTACCGGTGAGGTCCTCGCCGTCTTCGGGCTCGGCTCGCTGGCTCCCACCCACCCGGTGGCCCGGCTCTCCAGCGGCCAGCGGGCCCGTCTTGCGCTCGCCGAACTCGTCTTGGCACAGCCGTCAGCGCTGCTCCTCGACGAGCCGACGAACCACTTGGACGACCGGGCCGCGGACTGGCTGACCGACTGGCTGCGCGGCTACCGCGGCCCGTGCGTGGTCGCCACCCATGACCGCGGTCTGCTCGCCGCGGCGGTCACCGACATCGTCGACCTGGACGGCCCGCGCGCCGTTGCCGTCCGTCACGGCGGCGGCTATCTGGAGTACCTCTCGGAGCAGCGCGCCGCGCGGGCCCGCTGGGAACGCCAGTACGCGCAGTGGCGCGAGGAGATCGACCGGGTGCGCCGCCGCGTTGACCGGGCGGCCGCCGCCGACGACGGGGGCGGCCTGCCGTCCGACAACGAGAGGATGGGCTACGACCGCACGGGCGGCAAGGTCCAGGCCGCGATGGCCCGCAGGACGCGGGCGGCCCGCCTCGACCTGCAACGCCTCCTCGACGACCCCGTGCCACGCCCACCCGAGCCGCTGCGCTTTAGCCCCGGCCCGTCCGCCGAGCGGCCCGCGGCGCCGACAGCCACCGATCAGCCTTTGCTGCACGCCGCCCACATCGCACTCGGCGACGTCCTCAGTGACATCGAACTCGCCCTCAAGCCGGGCGACTTCACCGTGATCGTCGGCCCGAACGGCGCGGGCAAGTCCACCCTCCTGCGGGTCCTCGCCGGTGTCCTGACCGCCGATCGCGGCACCGTCACCTTGGGGGAGGGCGTGCGGGTGGGGTACCTGCCGCAGGAGACGGTCTACGAGGACGGCCACTGCAGCCTCCTGGACATCTACGCCCGGCGCCGGGCCCTCGACCTCGAGACGGCGTACGCCGAACTCGGCCGGTTCGGGCTGTTCCGGCGCGGCGACCTCCAGGTGCCGGTGGACCGACTCTCCACGGGCCAGCGCCGCCGCCTGAGCATCGCCGAACTCTTCGCGGGCCGCCCCGACCTCCTGCTCCTCGACGAGCCGACCAACCACCTCAGCCTGCCCCTGGTGGAACAACTCCAGGAAGCCATCGAGGAGTTCTCCGGTCCGAAGCTCCTGGTCACCCACGACCGCGCCCTGCGTGCACGTTACGCCGAGCGTGTGCTGGAGCTGACCGACGGCACGCTGCACCGCCCCGCCTGA
- a CDS encoding VOC family protein codes for MTAFYHVCFVVPDIEQAMRDFQRSAGVQWSAPLADRLGEWDYRIVFSAGGPPFIELIEGPAGSAWDASEGARFDHIGFWSSDVRQGSRRLAEEGMPTDFSGCPYGRPFAYHRMDSIGARIELVDVSRQSEFLSRWHPGGGPMPAIDESCGD; via the coding sequence ATGACTGCCTTCTATCACGTGTGCTTTGTGGTCCCGGACATCGAGCAAGCGATGCGGGACTTTCAGCGTTCGGCCGGGGTCCAGTGGAGTGCCCCTCTGGCCGACCGGCTCGGCGAGTGGGACTACCGCATCGTCTTCAGCGCGGGCGGACCGCCGTTCATCGAGCTCATCGAGGGGCCTGCGGGCAGTGCCTGGGATGCGTCGGAGGGAGCCAGGTTCGATCACATCGGATTCTGGTCCAGCGACGTCCGCCAAGGCTCCCGACGTCTGGCGGAAGAGGGCATGCCCACGGACTTCTCCGGTTGCCCCTACGGCCGTCCGTTCGCCTATCACCGCATGGACAGCATCGGGGCACGCATCGAACTCGTCGATGTCAGCCGGCAGAGCGAGTTCCTCAGCCGATGGCATCCGGGCGGGGGGCCGATGCCCGCCATAGACGAAAGCTGCGGAGACTGA
- a CDS encoding methyltransferase: MTTLDSNDRAATGTDDPAAQAKAQTPEASETSEGSEAQEETAEQESTARLWELAFGSMPAQIIHAAVRLGLPDALADGPRTSAELARASGADETALRRLLRGMAGTGIVAPDPDGGPDRYALTPMGRPLRSDVPDSLRAMVLLFAGEAMWRSWGDLAETVRTGANAFERIHGVPYFTYYAQRPEEYAMFNAAMGEDTKAVGPALAQGYDFSWCRTVVDIGGGNGALLGCVLAAHPHLEGIVFDQPEGMAQARAALAEAGLAERCSAVAGDAFKEVVRGGDLYVMKSVLHDWDDDHVLRLLRNCRAAIADDGRILVMEPLMPQRSEELGPAHGIVTTDMDLLVTTGGRVRSEAEFAQLFADAGFQHTMTRKLADHGYLEAQYHSVIEGVPA; the protein is encoded by the coding sequence ATGACGACCCTCGACAGCAATGACCGGGCCGCCACCGGCACCGACGACCCGGCCGCGCAGGCAAAGGCGCAGACACCCGAGGCATCCGAGACATCCGAGGGATCCGAGGCACAGGAGGAGACGGCCGAGCAGGAGTCGACAGCCCGCCTGTGGGAGCTCGCCTTCGGTTCCATGCCCGCCCAGATCATCCACGCCGCCGTCCGGCTCGGACTGCCCGACGCCCTGGCCGACGGGCCGCGCACCAGCGCCGAACTCGCCCGCGCCAGCGGCGCCGACGAGACCGCGCTGCGCCGTTTGCTGCGCGGCATGGCGGGTACCGGCATCGTCGCTCCCGACCCCGACGGCGGCCCCGACCGCTACGCCCTCACTCCCATGGGCCGACCGCTCCGCTCGGACGTGCCCGACTCGCTCCGCGCCATGGTGCTGCTCTTCGCCGGTGAGGCCATGTGGCGCAGCTGGGGCGACCTCGCCGAGACGGTACGCACCGGCGCCAACGCCTTCGAACGTATCCATGGGGTGCCCTACTTCACGTACTACGCCCAACGACCCGAGGAATACGCGATGTTCAACGCGGCGATGGGCGAGGACACCAAGGCGGTGGGCCCGGCCCTCGCCCAGGGCTACGACTTCTCCTGGTGCAGGACCGTGGTGGACATCGGCGGTGGCAACGGCGCCCTCCTCGGCTGTGTCCTCGCCGCCCACCCTCACCTTGAGGGCATCGTGTTCGATCAGCCGGAAGGCATGGCGCAGGCACGCGCGGCTCTTGCCGAAGCCGGTCTGGCCGAGCGCTGCTCGGCGGTCGCGGGGGACGCCTTCAAGGAAGTGGTGCGCGGCGGCGATCTGTACGTGATGAAGAGCGTCCTGCACGACTGGGACGACGACCACGTGCTCCGGCTCCTGCGCAACTGCCGTGCCGCCATCGCCGACGACGGTCGCATCCTCGTCATGGAACCGCTGATGCCGCAGCGCTCGGAGGAGCTCGGGCCCGCCCACGGCATCGTCACCACCGACATGGACCTTCTGGTCACCACGGGCGGTCGCGTGCGCTCCGAGGCCGAGTTCGCGCAGCTGTTCGCGGATGCCGGGTTCCAGCACACGATGACGCGCAAGCTCGCCGACCACGGCTATCTCGAGGCCCAGTACCACAGCGTCATCGAGGGCGTACCTGCCTGA